One Balneolaceae bacterium DNA window includes the following coding sequences:
- a CDS encoding asparaginase — protein MKNILLIQTGGTIAMDIGAGQTPGLDPERWEELIYREIPELEEIASLHPEKLFFEDSSDVSPLHWDRLISRIGERYEDFDGFVILHGTDTMAYTASALSFGLRNLGKPVILTGSQVPMRNIRSDARRNLVNAIEMATLPFNEVGICFNDFLFRGNRATKMSIGDFDAFASPNFPPLAEIGLNIERNVEPPQPAGDFEAAPGFDDRVLLLKIFPGLSQRHLEALPLEEVQALVIESFGSGNFPLKEPYSLLPFLQRCLDRGILLVITSQAAYDAVDLSKYESGRRAQEMGVLGAGDMTTEATLTKIMYLLEQTGSVEATRGRFPQSLAGEVSAAGGSRPDRSGTRVKTD, from the coding sequence ATGAAAAACATCCTGCTCATCCAGACCGGCGGCACCATCGCCATGGACATAGGCGCCGGGCAGACGCCCGGGCTCGATCCGGAGCGCTGGGAGGAGCTCATCTACCGGGAAATCCCCGAACTCGAGGAGATCGCCTCCCTCCACCCCGAGAAGCTCTTTTTCGAAGACAGCTCCGATGTGAGTCCCCTGCACTGGGACCGCCTCATCTCGCGCATAGGCGAGCGTTACGAAGACTTCGACGGCTTCGTCATTCTGCACGGCACCGACACCATGGCCTATACCGCCTCCGCCCTCTCCTTCGGGCTGCGCAATTTGGGCAAGCCCGTGATCCTGACCGGCAGCCAGGTACCCATGCGCAATATCCGCAGCGACGCCCGCCGCAACCTGGTCAACGCCATCGAAATGGCCACCCTGCCCTTCAACGAGGTGGGCATCTGCTTCAACGACTTCCTCTTCCGCGGCAACCGCGCCACCAAAATGAGCATTGGCGACTTCGACGCCTTTGCCTCCCCCAATTTCCCGCCCTTGGCGGAGATCGGCCTCAACATCGAGCGCAACGTGGAGCCTCCGCAGCCGGCAGGCGATTTTGAAGCGGCGCCGGGCTTCGACGACCGGGTACTGCTGCTGAAGATCTTCCCCGGCCTCTCCCAGCGGCACCTTGAGGCCCTTCCCCTGGAAGAGGTACAGGCCCTGGTCATCGAATCCTTCGGCAGCGGCAACTTCCCGCTGAAGGAGCCCTACAGCCTGCTCCCCTTCCTGCAGCGCTGCCTGGACCGCGGCATCCTGCTGGTGATCACCTCCCAGGCGGCCTACGATGCGGTGGACCTCTCCAAGTACGAGAGCGGGCGCAGGGCCCAGGAGATGGGCGTGCTGGGTGCGGGCGACATGACTACGGAAGCGACCCTCACCAAAATCATGTACCTTCTGGAACAGACCGGAAGCGTGGAGGCCACCCGCGGGCGTTTCCCGCAAAGCCTGGCCGGGGAGGTAAGCGCGGCCGGCGGGTCCCGGCCGGACCGTTCCGGGACCCGCGTTAAAACCGATTAA
- a CDS encoding glucose-1-phosphate adenylyltransferase, whose translation MKESMEQSVISVILGGGQGKRLYPLTKLRSKPAVPIAGKYRLVDIPISNCLNSGIRRIYVLTQFNSASLNRHIKNTYNFDVFSSGFVDILAAEQTPKSQNWYQGTADAVRQSLHHMENHRHDHVLILSGDQLYQMDYHDLLENHETGGADITIATIPVRAEDATGFGIMKTDDQGRIVDFVEKPDPGELDRWKSKTPEHLRAEGREYLASMGIYVFRREVLTELFNRNPDATDFGKEVIPHAIKRDFEVASYEFDGYWTDIGTITSFYEANLALTDDLPRFNLYDNEATIYTRARLLPASKLSGTTFDRSVLAEGCIVEASRIERSVIGIRSRIGKGTTIEHAIVMGNDFFPSGDHERKDRERERDDDLPALGIGERCFISRAIIDKNCRIGDDVRIKGGDHLEDGDYGDYHVVNGIVIVPKNSVIPKGTKV comes from the coding sequence ATGAAGGAGAGCATGGAGCAATCGGTCATATCGGTTATCCTGGGCGGCGGGCAGGGCAAGCGCCTCTACCCGCTCACCAAGCTGCGTTCCAAGCCGGCCGTTCCCATCGCGGGAAAGTACCGGCTGGTGGACATTCCCATATCCAACTGCCTCAACTCGGGGATCCGCCGCATCTACGTGCTTACGCAGTTCAACTCGGCCTCCCTCAACCGCCACATCAAGAACACCTACAACTTCGACGTCTTCAGCAGCGGTTTTGTGGATATTCTGGCAGCCGAGCAGACGCCCAAGAGCCAGAACTGGTACCAGGGCACGGCCGACGCGGTGCGCCAGTCCCTCCACCACATGGAGAATCACCGCCACGACCACGTGCTCATCCTGTCGGGCGACCAGCTCTACCAGATGGATTACCACGACCTGCTGGAAAACCATGAGACCGGCGGGGCCGATATCACCATCGCCACCATACCGGTGAGGGCGGAGGACGCTACAGGATTCGGCATCATGAAGACCGACGACCAGGGACGTATTGTCGATTTTGTGGAAAAACCCGACCCCGGGGAGCTGGACCGCTGGAAGTCGAAGACTCCCGAACATCTGCGCGCCGAGGGGAGGGAGTACCTGGCCTCCATGGGCATCTACGTCTTCCGCAGAGAGGTGCTCACCGAACTCTTTAACCGCAATCCCGACGCCACCGATTTTGGCAAGGAGGTCATCCCCCACGCTATCAAACGGGATTTCGAGGTAGCCAGCTACGAATTCGACGGGTACTGGACCGACATCGGGACCATTACTTCCTTTTACGAGGCCAACCTGGCGCTCACCGACGACCTGCCCCGCTTCAATCTCTACGACAACGAGGCCACTATCTATACCCGGGCGCGCCTGCTGCCGGCCTCCAAGCTCTCCGGCACCACCTTCGACCGCTCGGTATTGGCCGAGGGCTGTATCGTGGAGGCCAGCCGTATCGAGCGATCTGTGATCGGCATCCGTTCGCGCATTGGCAAGGGCACCACCATCGAGCACGCCATCGTTATGGGCAACGATTTCTTCCCTTCCGGCGATCATGAACGCAAGGATCGCGAGCGCGAGAGGGACGACGACCTGCCCGCCCTGGGTATAGGCGAGCGCTGCTTTATCAGCAGGGCCATAATCGACAAGAACTGCCGCATAGGCGACGACGTGCGTATCAAGGGGGGCGATCACCTGGAGGACGGCGACTACGGCGACTACCATGTGGTCAACGGCATCGTCATCGTGCCAAAAAACTCCGTCATCCCGAAAGGAACAAAAGTCTAA
- a CDS encoding glycogen/starch synthase, with protein MKILHLSAECHPAAKVGGLADVVGALPRYQREEGVEASVIMPCYQTPWLRDRAAAARTVCEGVIPAEEGRKTGLEGTERGEQVPARPFRVLQIEEPGLGFDLYAVELEGLFEGEGIYPGPGDPARGVPGEAGHFIAFQRAVLDWVWEERPGFNLLHCHDHHTALVPFMTSRCPRYGDLAQMPTVLTVHNAQYQGRYDWEKTALLPDFDPSDSGLLEWGDTLNSLAAGLKCCWHITTVSPTYLQELGRRSAGLERLFRIERDKSTGILNGIDTREWDPSADPHIHYNYDSGDLENGKERNKAFLLRQTGLPQADAGRVPLISFIGRLVGEKGADLLPDLFADLLDREVPVRFLLLGTGDPALHERFRAMSRWYGEQGSFSAVIDYNEALAHQIYAGSDFLLMPSRVEPCGLNQLYAMRYGTLPVVRSTGGLRDTVTDHSEEGGCGIVFEEFTLEAAAEALDRAVALYSEAGRMGELRRRVMKKDYSWNASAIAYIELYERMTGK; from the coding sequence ATGAAAATTCTCCACTTGAGTGCCGAGTGCCATCCCGCCGCCAAGGTGGGGGGACTGGCCGACGTGGTGGGCGCCCTGCCGCGCTACCAGCGTGAGGAGGGGGTGGAAGCCTCCGTAATCATGCCCTGCTACCAGACCCCCTGGCTTCGCGACCGGGCCGCGGCGGCCCGCACGGTCTGCGAGGGCGTCATTCCCGCGGAAGAGGGCCGCAAGACGGGCCTGGAGGGAACAGAAAGAGGTGAGCAGGTCCCGGCGCGTCCCTTCCGCGTGCTGCAAATCGAGGAACCTGGCTTGGGCTTTGATCTGTACGCGGTGGAACTGGAGGGGCTCTTCGAGGGGGAGGGCATCTACCCGGGTCCCGGCGATCCTGCCCGGGGCGTGCCCGGCGAGGCCGGCCATTTTATCGCCTTCCAGCGGGCGGTCCTGGACTGGGTGTGGGAGGAGCGTCCCGGCTTCAACCTGCTGCACTGCCACGACCACCATACCGCCCTGGTGCCCTTCATGACCTCCCGATGCCCACGCTACGGCGACCTCGCACAAATGCCCACGGTATTGACTGTGCACAATGCGCAGTACCAGGGTCGCTACGACTGGGAAAAGACGGCCCTGTTGCCGGACTTCGACCCCTCGGACAGCGGGCTGCTGGAATGGGGCGACACCCTCAACAGCCTGGCCGCCGGCCTTAAGTGCTGCTGGCATATCACCACCGTCTCGCCCACGTACCTGCAGGAGCTGGGCCGGCGAAGCGCGGGACTGGAGCGGCTCTTCCGTATTGAGCGTGACAAGTCCACCGGCATCCTCAACGGCATCGACACGCGGGAATGGGACCCTTCCGCCGATCCCCATATCCACTACAACTACGATTCGGGCGATCTGGAGAACGGCAAGGAGCGCAACAAGGCCTTCCTGCTGCGCCAGACCGGCCTTCCGCAGGCCGACGCCGGCCGCGTGCCGCTGATTTCCTTTATCGGACGCCTGGTGGGCGAAAAGGGGGCGGACCTGCTGCCTGACCTCTTCGCCGACCTGCTCGACCGTGAGGTGCCCGTGCGTTTCCTGCTGCTGGGCACCGGCGACCCGGCGCTGCATGAGCGATTCCGGGCCATGAGCAGGTGGTACGGGGAGCAGGGGAGTTTTTCGGCGGTCATTGACTATAACGAGGCGCTGGCCCACCAGATCTACGCAGGAAGCGATTTCCTGCTCATGCCTTCACGGGTGGAGCCATGTGGACTGAATCAACTCTATGCCATGCGCTACGGCACGCTCCCCGTGGTACGGTCCACCGGCGGCCTGCGCGATACGGTGACCGACCACTCCGAAGAGGGGGGCTGCGGCATCGTTTTCGAGGAATTTACCCTGGAGGCTGCCGCAGAAGCGCTGGACCGCGCCGTGGCGCTATACAGCGAGGCCGGCCGCATGGGGGAATTACGCCGCCGCGTCATGAAAAAAGATTATTCGTGGAATGCTTCTGCAATAGCGTACATTGAACTGTATGAACGGATGACAGGAAAATGA
- a CDS encoding ATP-binding cassette domain-containing protein, with protein MAVIEIDNISKSFGDNQAVNRVSFEVNQGKIFGLLGPNGAGKTTALRMINYILVPDSGSIAINGRTASPETQQMIGYMPEERGLYKKMKVGEQLLYLARLKGMRDGEARKAIRYWLDRFEAADWLDKEVGELSKGMSQKVQFIATIAHEPDIYIFDEPFSGLDPINSEMLKEIVIELRQKGKTILFSTHRMEQVEQMCDEICLFNKGRAVLKGNLRDIKKKFGKNTVNLEFEGDPSFLDSLEEVRINNRSTNFAEIRVLGDRSMQEILRLAMDHAEIHKFERVEPSLTEIFISTVGDDNINPKELG; from the coding sequence ATGGCCGTCATAGAGATTGACAACATCAGCAAAAGCTTCGGGGACAACCAGGCGGTGAACCGCGTCAGCTTTGAGGTCAACCAGGGTAAGATTTTCGGACTGCTGGGACCCAACGGCGCAGGCAAGACCACCGCACTCCGCATGATCAACTACATCCTGGTGCCCGACAGCGGCAGCATCGCCATCAACGGGCGCACCGCCAGCCCGGAGACCCAGCAGATGATCGGCTACATGCCCGAGGAGCGGGGGCTTTACAAAAAGATGAAGGTGGGCGAGCAGCTGCTCTACCTGGCCCGCCTGAAGGGCATGAGAGACGGGGAGGCGCGCAAGGCCATCCGCTACTGGCTGGACCGCTTCGAGGCGGCCGATTGGCTGGACAAGGAGGTGGGCGAACTATCCAAAGGCATGTCGCAGAAGGTGCAGTTCATCGCCACCATCGCGCACGAGCCCGACATTTACATCTTTGACGAGCCCTTCAGCGGACTGGATCCCATCAACAGTGAAATGCTCAAGGAGATCGTCATCGAGCTGCGCCAGAAGGGCAAGACCATTCTCTTCTCCACCCACCGCATGGAGCAGGTGGAGCAGATGTGCGATGAGATTTGCCTTTTCAACAAGGGACGCGCCGTGCTCAAGGGCAACCTGCGGGATATCAAAAAGAAATTCGGCAAAAACACCGTCAACCTGGAATTCGAGGGGGACCCCTCTTTCCTAGACAGCCTGGAGGAGGTGCGCATCAACAACCGCTCCACCAACTTTGCCGAGATCCGCGTGCTGGGCGACCGCAGCATGCAGGAAATCCTGCGCCTGGCCATGGACCACGCAGAGATTCACAAGTTTGAGCGCGTGGAACCCTCGCTGACGGAGATCTTCATCTCCACCGTGGGCGATGACAATATCAATCCGAAAGAGCTGGGCTGA
- a CDS encoding ribonuclease H-like domain-containing protein, whose translation MFFVFDIETVNDFDFIRSVLTDPDDDNETMMLQAAEELSRGGSGFMPPMYHRMVSWVGLWIENNGMPKQKISWSGEDEKEGLQKLFEALGTYKDFGLIHHNGRSFDLPVLLYRAMKHGLQMPKRLSHYDIQYRYSDDNVDLMDEFSNYGASSWPKLKHLGRLIGIPFKKTGEGGDVQRMYLDGELDKIERYCYEDVMGTYIVWLHLRFTNGVIGRELFENLKERAMNKLSDIQSL comes from the coding sequence ATGTTTTTCGTATTCGATATTGAGACCGTCAACGACTTCGACTTTATCCGCTCCGTGCTCACCGATCCGGACGACGACAATGAGACCATGATGCTGCAGGCCGCCGAGGAGCTCTCGCGCGGCGGTTCCGGCTTCATGCCTCCCATGTACCACCGGATGGTCTCCTGGGTGGGCCTCTGGATCGAGAACAACGGCATGCCCAAGCAGAAGATCTCCTGGAGCGGGGAGGACGAGAAGGAGGGTCTCCAGAAACTCTTTGAAGCCCTCGGAACCTACAAGGACTTCGGGCTCATCCACCACAACGGGCGCTCCTTCGACCTGCCCGTGCTGCTCTACCGCGCCATGAAGCACGGGCTGCAGATGCCCAAGCGTCTGAGCCACTACGACATCCAGTACCGCTACAGCGACGACAACGTGGACCTGATGGACGAATTCAGCAACTACGGGGCCAGCTCCTGGCCCAAGCTCAAGCACCTGGGGCGACTTATCGGCATCCCCTTCAAGAAGACGGGCGAGGGGGGCGACGTGCAGCGCATGTACCTGGACGGGGAACTGGACAAAATCGAGCGCTACTGCTACGAAGACGTGATGGGCACCTACATCGTCTGGCTGCACCTGCGTTTCACCAACGGTGTCATCGGGCGCGAGCTCTTTGAAAACCTGAAAGAGCGGGCCATGAACAAACTCTCGGACATTCAAAGTCTTTAA
- a CDS encoding HEAT repeat domain-containing protein, with translation MVRSLAARGALGRRRGHEPLPDPAGRRRATAAAGTAGGAGEGNLPLTLDERPGDSTAAGPYGVFGPAAWNRWQRGLPAWEGRGLKRVIRESIGGVLSEGPGVYGWEDYASGWYRSSGQPLFDPPDLADVVQGREGMQAGPEGGRAASDSVIYRVDYRLDEANGSLRLVFNARKGVYSELTALRGIAFGAGGGRDTTEVTFTGASDSVQVSVPPTARTFTLEGSAHPNLYLEQYKPAPYLIYEIRNAESLEQRVEAARRLGSHTGNPDLQLAIQDFMGGDPHPRVRAALMLSLADITGGAAGTEQQFLDALDSGSREVRDAALMALQNYPDNDRVRSRVESLAMGAEAGPLYRNAVRVLSSIGNGDQLNDFTARVIRSDTLGRKAIFAIGLLSGTGATDQAVDYAEHYTVPRFPYDVRVRAIGLLSQFNRSATDWVARAEELLGDPDPRIRYLAVRALDSFSAEAARELLQRHLAEEYDARVRPASTSRSP, from the coding sequence GTGGTTCGGAGCCTGGCAGCGCGAGGAGCGCTGGGCCGACGCCGAGGCCATGAACCTCTACCAGACCCTGCTGGCCGGCGGCGGGCGACGGCCGCTGCCGGAACCGCAGGAGGCGCCGGCGAAGGGAATCTGCCGCTCACTCTCGATGAACGCCCCGGTGACAGCACGGCCGCGGGGCCCTACGGGGTCTTCGGACCCGCCGCCTGGAACCGCTGGCAGCGCGGGCTGCCGGCCTGGGAGGGCAGGGGACTCAAAAGGGTGATCCGCGAGAGCATCGGCGGCGTACTTTCCGAAGGGCCGGGCGTCTACGGCTGGGAGGACTACGCCTCCGGATGGTACCGCAGCAGCGGACAGCCTCTTTTTGATCCACCTGACCTTGCCGACGTCGTCCAGGGGCGTGAGGGCATGCAGGCCGGCCCGGAAGGCGGACGTGCGGCGTCCGATTCGGTGATCTACCGCGTAGACTACCGCCTGGACGAGGCCAACGGCAGCCTGCGTCTGGTATTCAACGCCCGCAAAGGGGTATACAGCGAGCTGACCGCCCTGCGGGGCATCGCCTTCGGGGCGGGCGGGGGTCGCGATACCACCGAGGTGACCTTCACCGGGGCAAGCGACTCCGTACAGGTGTCGGTCCCGCCCACGGCGCGTACCTTCACCCTGGAGGGCTCCGCCCACCCGAACCTCTACCTGGAGCAGTACAAGCCGGCGCCCTACCTCATTTATGAGATTCGCAACGCCGAATCGCTCGAGCAGCGCGTGGAGGCGGCCCGCCGGCTGGGCAGCCACACCGGGAATCCCGATCTGCAGCTTGCCATACAGGACTTTATGGGCGGCGATCCCCACCCGCGTGTTCGGGCGGCGCTTATGCTTTCGCTGGCCGACATCACCGGCGGAGCCGCGGGCACCGAACAGCAGTTCCTGGACGCCCTGGACAGCGGCAGCCGGGAGGTCCGCGACGCCGCGCTGATGGCCCTCCAGAACTACCCGGACAACGACCGCGTGCGTTCGCGCGTGGAGAGCCTCGCTATGGGAGCCGAAGCGGGTCCGCTCTACCGGAATGCCGTGCGGGTGCTCAGCAGCATCGGTAACGGTGACCAGCTGAACGATTTCACGGCGCGCGTGATCAGGAGCGATACGCTGGGACGAAAGGCCATCTTTGCCATAGGCCTGCTGTCGGGGACCGGCGCCACCGACCAGGCCGTTGACTACGCCGAGCACTACACGGTGCCGCGCTTTCCCTATGATGTGCGCGTCCGGGCCATAGGACTGCTGAGCCAGTTCAACCGTTCGGCCACCGACTGGGTGGCTCGGGCGGAGGAGCTTCTGGGGGATCCCGACCCGCGCATACGTTACCTGGCGGTGCGGGCGCTGGACAGCTTTTCGGCGGAGGCTGCGCGCGAGCTGCTGCAGCGTCACCTGGCCGAGGAGTACGACGCCAGGGTCAGGCCCGCATCCACTTCCAGATCTCCTTGA
- a CDS encoding ABC transporter permease, which yields MIDFRKVRIIIGREYMTRVRGKAFILTTLLLPLGLIVFFAVAIGVQFLGSDTQYEFAVLDQTGEVYPKLAEIDSLRYSDYSGTEVADLRSLIMEGDLSGYVRITEGSISENSDMEMVHGGSGGIELTGSIRSDLRNAIREVRLDRAEVSGEIRSILDQQPQLVSRELTEEGEEEESNTMFYFFLGYMMAFIMYFAMFGYGGLVMRSVIEEKTNRIVEIIASSVKPFELLLGKILGVGLLGVTQFVVWVVAAVGILTFAGPIAASFMDAPADTAQQMADATGGAASAMPQIPAIDPVIGIYFVVFFVLGYLIYSAVFASIGSAVDSETDTQQLMLPLMLPIIIAILLLPKVASDPDSTIAVVSSLIPLLSPVLMIARIPITDVPLWELGLCIALMIGTIVGFLALGAKIYRVGILMYGKKASFKEIWKWMRA from the coding sequence ATGATCGATTTCAGGAAAGTACGCATCATCATCGGGCGGGAATACATGACCCGCGTCCGCGGCAAGGCTTTTATTCTTACCACACTGCTGCTCCCCCTGGGACTAATCGTTTTCTTCGCGGTGGCCATCGGCGTGCAGTTCCTCGGCAGCGACACGCAGTATGAATTCGCCGTGCTCGACCAGACCGGGGAGGTCTATCCCAAGCTGGCCGAGATAGATTCTCTTCGCTACAGCGACTACAGCGGCACCGAGGTAGCCGATCTTCGTTCCCTGATCATGGAAGGCGACCTCAGCGGTTATGTGCGCATAACCGAGGGCAGCATCTCCGAGAACAGCGACATGGAGATGGTACACGGCGGCAGCGGCGGCATCGAACTGACCGGAAGCATCCGCTCCGACCTGCGCAACGCCATTCGTGAGGTGCGTCTGGACCGCGCGGAGGTGTCCGGCGAGATCCGCTCCATCCTGGACCAGCAGCCCCAGCTGGTCTCCCGCGAGCTCACCGAGGAGGGCGAGGAAGAGGAATCCAACACGATGTTTTACTTCTTCCTGGGCTATATGATGGCCTTCATCATGTACTTTGCCATGTTCGGCTACGGGGGACTGGTCATGCGGAGTGTGATAGAAGAGAAGACCAACCGCATCGTAGAGATCATCGCCTCCTCCGTCAAGCCCTTCGAGCTTCTGCTTGGCAAGATCCTGGGCGTGGGACTGCTGGGCGTTACCCAATTCGTAGTATGGGTGGTGGCCGCCGTGGGCATCCTCACCTTCGCGGGTCCCATCGCCGCCTCCTTTATGGACGCCCCCGCCGATACGGCCCAGCAGATGGCGGACGCTACCGGGGGTGCCGCATCCGCAATGCCTCAAATTCCCGCCATCGACCCCGTAATCGGCATCTACTTTGTCGTTTTCTTTGTGCTGGGCTACCTGATCTACAGCGCCGTCTTTGCCTCCATAGGCTCGGCGGTGGATTCCGAGACAGACACCCAGCAGCTCATGCTTCCGCTGATGCTGCCCATTATTATCGCCATCCTGCTGCTGCCCAAGGTGGCCTCGGACCCCGACTCCACCATCGCAGTGGTCAGCTCGCTCATCCCCCTGCTGAGTCCCGTGCTCATGATCGCACGCATCCCCATCACCGACGTCCCGCTATGGGAGCTGGGACTCTGCATCGCCCTGATGATCGGCACCATCGTCGGCTTCCTGGCCCTGGGCGCCAAGATCTACCGGGTGGGTATCCTCATGTACGGCAAAAAGGCCTCCTTCAAGGAGATCTGGAAGTGGATGCGGGCCTGA
- a CDS encoding elongation factor G, with translation MDVYPPSRIRNVVLLGHAGSGKTTLAETMLYESGTVSRRGSVEEKSTLSDYHEIEKEKGKSVFSSFLSLDWRGSKINLIDTPGTADYVGEVVGALRVADTAIFTLNAEYGVEVGTEALWKYTRNYRIPSLFIVNKPDTGQSDFQRTVDMARERFGRGVVVVQYPYSEGEDFHAIIDVLKMTMYEFPEGGGKPDKLPIPDAHQAQADLLHNQLVEAVAENDETLLDLYLEQGELTEAQMREGLQKSLLSGDLFPLFCCCAERNMGTGRVMGFLGNVSPNPLEANPPRTEEGEEFPLDPDGPPVLFTFKNSAESHVGDLLYFKVYGGSASPGTDLVNHRTGNGVRLSTLYLTRGEKRQEIRELRSGDIGAAVKLKDTAVNDTLHPKAQPVALEPIQFPEPTIRTAVRLKKEGDEDKLGQALHQLQREDLSLQVEHSQELNQVILHGQGEEHLAVIRYELEKRFGLEFDFVQPRIPYRETITQAVRAHYRHKKQTGGAGQYAEVHLLIEPLTDPMPEHDDLKVRDVQEIELEWGGKLVFRNCIVGGVIDNRFLPAILKGIMEKMQNGPISSCRVRDIRVSVFDGSMHSVDSNEAAFKTAALMAFRDGFLRASPKLLEPIYEVEITVPADYMGDVMSDLSTRRGQVMGMDAEGSIQKVKALVPLEELDHYATRLKSMTQGSASHTRRYAHYAEVPREHQQRIVEQTMALSESA, from the coding sequence ATGGACGTCTACCCTCCTTCACGCATTCGCAACGTCGTTCTGCTGGGACATGCCGGTTCGGGCAAAACCACCCTGGCCGAGACCATGCTCTACGAATCGGGAACCGTAAGCCGCCGCGGGTCGGTGGAGGAGAAATCCACTCTTTCCGACTACCATGAGATCGAAAAGGAGAAAGGTAAATCGGTCTTTTCATCCTTTCTGAGCCTGGACTGGAGGGGCAGCAAGATCAACCTCATCGACACGCCGGGCACGGCCGACTACGTGGGAGAGGTAGTTGGGGCGCTGCGTGTGGCCGACACCGCCATTTTTACCCTGAACGCCGAGTACGGGGTGGAGGTGGGTACGGAGGCCCTCTGGAAGTACACCCGCAACTACCGCATCCCCTCGCTGTTCATTGTCAACAAGCCCGACACGGGGCAGTCCGATTTTCAGCGTACGGTGGACATGGCCAGGGAGCGCTTCGGACGCGGCGTAGTGGTGGTGCAGTACCCCTACAGCGAGGGCGAGGATTTCCACGCCATCATCGACGTGCTGAAAATGACCATGTACGAATTTCCGGAGGGGGGAGGCAAGCCCGACAAGCTGCCCATTCCCGACGCTCACCAGGCCCAGGCTGACCTGCTGCACAACCAGCTGGTGGAGGCGGTGGCCGAGAACGACGAGACGCTGTTGGACCTCTACCTCGAACAGGGCGAGCTGACCGAGGCGCAGATGCGCGAGGGCCTGCAGAAGTCCCTGCTCAGCGGCGACCTCTTTCCCCTGTTCTGCTGCTGTGCCGAGCGCAACATGGGCACGGGCCGCGTGATGGGATTCCTGGGAAACGTCTCTCCCAATCCCCTGGAGGCCAACCCTCCCAGGACGGAGGAAGGGGAGGAGTTTCCGCTGGATCCCGACGGGCCGCCGGTGCTCTTTACCTTCAAGAACAGCGCGGAATCGCACGTGGGTGACCTGCTCTACTTCAAGGTCTACGGCGGCAGCGCCAGCCCCGGCACCGACCTGGTCAACCATCGCACCGGCAACGGGGTGCGCCTGTCCACCCTCTACCTGACGCGGGGGGAGAAGCGCCAGGAGATCAGGGAGCTCAGGTCCGGCGATATAGGCGCGGCGGTCAAGCTGAAAGACACGGCCGTGAACGACACCCTTCATCCCAAGGCGCAGCCGGTGGCCCTGGAACCCATTCAATTTCCCGAGCCTACCATCCGGACGGCCGTCAGGCTGAAGAAGGAGGGGGACGAGGACAAGCTGGGGCAGGCCCTGCACCAGTTGCAGCGGGAAGACCTCTCCCTGCAAGTGGAGCACAGCCAGGAGCTCAACCAGGTTATTCTGCACGGGCAGGGCGAGGAGCACCTGGCCGTGATCCGCTACGAGCTTGAGAAGCGATTCGGGCTGGAATTCGACTTTGTGCAGCCGCGCATTCCCTACCGCGAGACCATTACCCAGGCCGTGCGAGCCCACTACCGCCACAAGAAACAGACCGGCGGCGCCGGGCAGTACGCCGAGGTGCATCTTCTGATCGAGCCGCTCACCGACCCTATGCCCGAGCATGATGACCTCAAGGTGCGCGACGTGCAGGAAATCGAGCTGGAGTGGGGCGGGAAGCTGGTATTCCGCAACTGCATCGTGGGCGGGGTGATCGACAACCGATTTCTGCCCGCCATCCTCAAGGGCATCATGGAAAAGATGCAGAACGGTCCCATCAGCAGCTGCCGGGTGCGTGACATACGGGTTTCCGTCTTCGACGGCTCCATGCACTCGGTGGACTCCAACGAGGCGGCCTTCAAAACGGCGGCCCTGATGGCCTTCAGGGACGGTTTTCTGCGGGCCAGCCCCAAGCTGCTGGAGCCCATCTATGAGGTGGAGATCACCGTGCCGGCCGACTACATGGGCGACGTGATGAGCGATCTGAGCACGCGAAGGGGACAGGTGATGGGCATGGACGCCGAGGGTTCCATCCAGAAGGTCAAGGCCCTCGTGCCGCTGGAAGAGCTCGACCACTACGCCACGCGGCTCAAATCGATGACCCAGGGCAGCGCCTCCCACACGCGCCGCTACGCCCACTATGCCGAAGTACCACGCGAGCACCAGCAGCGCATCGTCGAGCAGACCATGGCGCTGTCGGAAAGCGCTTAG